In Candidatus Nomurabacteria bacterium, a genomic segment contains:
- the rplT gene encoding 50S ribosomal protein L20 yields MRVKRGTSHIKRRKNLLSRAKGFRWGRKSHPKLARTAVLKAGAHAYRDRRKKKRDFRSLWNIKINAASREQGVTYHELIDKLKKGNINLNRKVLAELAEHEPAVFAEVVKQA; encoded by the coding sequence ATGCGAGTTAAGCGCGGTACATCACACATCAAACGACGTAAGAATTTACTCAGTCGAGCCAAGGGCTTTCGCTGGGGACGTAAAAGTCATCCTAAGCTAGCCCGAACTGCAGTACTGAAAGCTGGTGCTCACGCCTACCGAGATCGACGCAAGAAAAAGCGTGATTTCCGCAGCCTCTGGAACATCAAGATCAATGCTGCTTCACGAGAACAGGGCGTTACCTACCATGAACTGATTGATAAGCTGAAGAAGGGTAACATCAACCTCAATCGAAAAGTATTGGCTGAGCTAGCCGAACATGAACCAGCAGTCTTTGCTGAAGTAGTGAAACAGGCCTAA
- the smpB gene encoding SsrA-binding protein SmpB — MPTLAVNKSVGFSFEIQEKFEAGIALSGPEVKAAKQGNISLKGSYITIRPDGAWLIGCYISPYKPAQATQQGYTPTRDRHLLLRQSELSRLVGAASAKGLTVLPISFYTKGGLIKVEVAIAKGKKKADKRESIKKRDIERRIRQSVHH, encoded by the coding sequence ATGCCAACACTCGCCGTCAACAAATCTGTGGGCTTCAGCTTCGAAATTCAAGAGAAATTCGAGGCTGGTATTGCATTGTCTGGCCCAGAGGTAAAGGCGGCCAAGCAAGGCAACATCAGCTTGAAAGGAAGCTACATCACTATCCGGCCTGATGGCGCTTGGCTCATTGGCTGCTATATCTCCCCTTATAAGCCGGCGCAAGCTACCCAGCAAGGCTATACCCCGACCCGAGATCGCCACCTCTTACTCCGTCAGAGCGAACTCAGCCGATTAGTGGGTGCTGCCAGCGCAAAAGGCTTGACAGTACTGCCTATTTCCTTTTATACTAAAGGAGGCTTGATAAAGGTTGAAGTCGCTATTGCTAAAGGCAAAAAAAAGGCAGACAAGCGGGAAAGCATTAAAAAACGTGATATTGAGCGGCGCATCCGCCAATCAGTCCATCACTAA
- a CDS encoding sulfite exporter TauE/SafE family protein — MFDGTNVHIVAAFVGGLVAFFAPCVFPLIPAYLSYFGGVAINAPAEQLARVRWQVFRHSLFFVAGFVLIFVLLGLGASSIGSMFLRHRDLIAQIAGVFFFLFGLFLLGAFRAPWLYREAKFDLHKYFTKSHGVNAFLIGLSFGFAWTPCIGPVLATILFLASQSESMWSGGFLLLVFALGIATPFLLLSLAIDHLANWIRRFQRAAYYVQRVAGALLLLIGFLMVIGQLGVLSDWLLRVSSFNPPL, encoded by the coding sequence GTGTTTGACGGAACCAATGTCCATATTGTTGCAGCATTTGTCGGAGGCCTAGTAGCCTTTTTTGCGCCCTGTGTTTTTCCCTTAATCCCGGCCTACTTAAGTTATTTCGGCGGAGTGGCAATAAATGCCCCAGCAGAGCAGTTAGCCAGAGTTCGCTGGCAGGTTTTTCGTCATAGCCTCTTTTTTGTAGCTGGGTTTGTGCTTATCTTTGTTTTACTTGGCTTAGGTGCGAGCTCGATCGGTAGCATGTTTTTACGTCATCGGGATCTTATTGCCCAGATTGCCGGTGTGTTCTTCTTCCTCTTTGGACTTTTTCTCCTTGGTGCTTTCCGGGCGCCTTGGCTTTATCGAGAAGCAAAGTTTGATTTGCATAAGTACTTTACCAAGTCGCATGGCGTGAATGCGTTTTTAATCGGCCTAAGTTTTGGCTTTGCTTGGACGCCCTGTATTGGTCCGGTGTTAGCGACGATTCTCTTCTTAGCCAGTCAGTCTGAGAGTATGTGGTCAGGTGGTTTCTTACTTCTCGTGTTTGCGCTAGGTATTGCGACACCTTTCCTCTTACTGAGCCTGGCTATTGATCATCTCGCGAATTGGATACGTCGTTTCCAACGAGCAGCGTATTATGTGCAGCGAGTGGCTGGAGCACTTTTACTCCTCATAGGATTTCTTATGGTCATTGGTCAGTTGGGAGTTTTGTCGGACTGGCTTTTACGCGTGAGCTCTTTCAATCCGCCGCTCTAA
- a CDS encoding VanZ family protein: MKSSSSLAHLVSLWIPVLLWAGLIFGLSSIAGLRSSFPSNIDFILRKFAHATEFGILSALLYRALSQQGNHLSPRRLFLAFLLAALYAASDEWHQGFVQDRVPAWHDVGIDAIGAFIGADVLRHWYAHKAKQSR, encoded by the coding sequence ATGAAATCGTCTTCCTCCCTAGCCCATCTCGTTTCATTATGGATACCTGTACTTCTTTGGGCGGGCCTCATTTTCGGACTCTCCTCAATTGCAGGATTGCGAAGTAGTTTCCCTAGTAACATAGATTTTATTTTACGTAAGTTTGCGCATGCCACGGAGTTTGGCATTTTGTCGGCTTTGCTTTATCGAGCGCTTAGCCAGCAGGGAAATCACTTAAGCCCCCGACGTCTATTCTTAGCCTTTTTACTCGCTGCACTCTATGCGGCCAGCGATGAGTGGCATCAGGGTTTTGTGCAAGATCGAGTGCCGGCTTGGCACGACGTTGGTATAGACGCAATTGGTGCATTCATTGGAGCAGATGTGCTTCGACATTGGTATGCGCATAAAGCAAAACAGTCCCGCTAG
- the rpmI gene encoding 50S ribosomal protein L35, with amino-acid sequence MPKLKTHKATAKRFTFTKKGKIQRRKTGQDHFNARESSRTTMRKRRDSSAAKADVRKIRNVLPYH; translated from the coding sequence ATGCCTAAGCTCAAGACCCACAAAGCAACTGCCAAGCGTTTCACCTTTACGAAAAAAGGTAAAATCCAACGCCGCAAAACCGGCCAGGATCATTTCAATGCACGAGAATCAAGTCGTACCACCATGCGGAAGCGACGAGACAGCTCAGCAGCTAAAGCCGACGTACGGAAAATCCGCAACGTCCTACCCTATCACTAA
- a CDS encoding glycosyltransferase family 4 protein: MRIGIDCRTILNPSVGEGAGVGHYTYFLIKNLLQQDKRNEYVLFFDSSMKDLRPFRRDNATPKYFPFSERRRYLPFAYSHVLTARAMQTERLDLFHAPANIIPLGYTGPAVVTIHDLAIYKNPSWFPRQIFSTKLLVPKSLTRAERIIAVSESTAEDLRELFKVPSEKISVIYEGVDVRPNPGEPQPDPRERFNLPDDYLCFVGTLEPRKNLPRLIRAYAQALRQDVRFHNIPLVLAGKKGWQSAEVFAALEQEGIQDNVHYLGYISKNEKLELIRHARAFVFPSLYEGFGLPVIEAMALGTPVLTSDISSLPEITGGAAYLVDPEEVNAIANGLARLAFDDNLRQRLSQQGLEQARRFSWDKVALRTIAVYEKIRRAQ; encoded by the coding sequence ATGCGCATCGGAATTGACTGCCGCACAATCCTTAACCCAAGCGTTGGCGAGGGTGCCGGGGTAGGCCACTACACCTATTTTTTGATTAAGAACTTGCTGCAGCAGGACAAGCGGAACGAGTATGTCCTGTTTTTTGACTCCAGCATGAAGGATTTACGTCCTTTCCGGCGCGACAATGCGACCCCAAAGTATTTTCCATTTTCCGAGCGTCGTCGCTATTTGCCTTTTGCGTATTCACATGTTTTAACTGCTCGGGCAATGCAAACGGAGCGCCTAGATCTTTTTCACGCACCGGCTAATATTATTCCACTCGGGTATACCGGCCCAGCTGTAGTGACTATTCACGACTTAGCGATTTACAAAAACCCCTCGTGGTTTCCGCGGCAAATTTTTTCTACCAAGCTGCTGGTTCCCAAATCACTGACTCGAGCTGAGCGAATTATTGCGGTATCAGAGAGCACGGCTGAGGATCTCCGTGAGCTCTTTAAAGTCCCAAGTGAAAAGATCAGTGTCATTTATGAAGGAGTTGATGTCCGACCTAATCCGGGGGAGCCACAACCTGATCCGCGTGAACGTTTCAATCTGCCTGACGACTACCTCTGCTTTGTCGGTACCCTAGAGCCACGAAAAAATTTGCCGCGTCTCATTCGTGCCTATGCACAAGCCCTTCGCCAAGATGTGCGCTTCCATAACATTCCACTTGTCTTAGCTGGGAAAAAGGGTTGGCAGTCGGCCGAGGTGTTTGCCGCGCTCGAGCAAGAGGGAATTCAGGACAATGTGCATTACCTTGGCTACATTAGTAAGAATGAAAAACTGGAGCTCATTCGTCACGCGCGAGCCTTTGTGTTTCCTTCACTCTATGAAGGTTTTGGTTTGCCAGTCATCGAGGCCATGGCGTTGGGGACTCCAGTTTTGACCAGCGATATTTCCTCGCTTCCAGAAATCACCGGCGGGGCAGCCTATCTGGTTGATCCCGAGGAAGTGAATGCAATCGCCAATGGCTTAGCTCGACTCGCCTTTGACGATAATCTGCGCCAGCGTTTAAGTCAGCAAGGTTTAGAGCAAGCGCGACGTTTCAGTTGGGATAAAGTAGCTCTGCGAACAATTGCAGTGTACGAAAAAATTCGCCGAGCGCAATAA
- a CDS encoding arginine--tRNA ligase → MLLLSDQIRKRLVKNILTVWPELEGDLPEVLIEPPADARHGDFSSNIAMQLAARLKMAPVDIAQKIIAPGIPLASVGKLDVVPPGFINIYLKTDWLRKQAKRILLSGNHYGHLEVGQGERVHLEFISANPTGPLHLGNGRGGFTGDTLGNVLEMAGYRVYREYYVNDIGKQVDTLAESIIRRYFQEQGIPVPYPDTCYQGEYVKELAKTLDFSGVQIQYIDRAKKKLRGQALRAMMKQIKQTLSKVMRIDFDNFFFESELHTKKLTDRVLRMLEARELLYEKDGALWMRTTAFGDDKDRAIKKSDGEKTYFLSDLAYLFDKFAVRRYPRAILLLGADHHGYVGRMQAAMRALGWEGRLTIHIFQLVRLMEDGKEVRMSKRSGTFVTIDELIKDVGIDAARFFFLMSGMNTHMDFDLNLAREQSDKNPVYYVQYAHARIASILRKADPLVKKGKTTKAALQEPSADELVKQLLRFPELVAQVARRSSVHELPQYAMSLATAFHNFYTKVRVIDNEQVSLPAYELCQASKLVLQKTLALMGIHAPEKMERTEEQAS, encoded by the coding sequence ATGTTATTACTGAGTGATCAGATACGGAAGCGCCTGGTCAAGAATATTTTGACTGTTTGGCCCGAATTAGAAGGCGATTTGCCCGAGGTGCTGATTGAGCCGCCAGCAGATGCACGACACGGCGATTTTTCCAGCAACATTGCAATGCAATTGGCTGCTCGCTTAAAAATGGCACCAGTTGATATTGCACAGAAGATTATTGCTCCGGGTATTCCACTTGCCTCAGTGGGCAAGCTTGATGTGGTGCCGCCGGGCTTCATTAATATCTACCTGAAGACAGACTGGCTCCGGAAGCAAGCGAAGCGCATTCTCCTTAGCGGCAATCACTATGGACACCTCGAAGTGGGACAAGGTGAGCGCGTGCATTTGGAGTTTATTTCAGCTAACCCGACTGGTCCGCTGCATTTAGGAAACGGCCGTGGAGGTTTTACAGGCGACACCTTGGGAAATGTGTTGGAGATGGCCGGCTATCGTGTGTATCGAGAGTACTATGTAAATGACATTGGGAAGCAGGTTGATACTTTAGCTGAATCAATCATTCGCCGTTACTTCCAGGAGCAGGGTATCCCGGTCCCGTATCCTGACACCTGCTACCAGGGTGAGTATGTGAAGGAATTAGCCAAGACGCTGGATTTTTCTGGCGTGCAGATTCAGTACATTGACCGAGCAAAGAAAAAACTACGCGGTCAGGCTTTGCGCGCCATGATGAAGCAGATTAAGCAGACACTGAGTAAAGTGATGCGCATTGATTTTGATAATTTCTTTTTTGAGTCAGAATTGCACACAAAGAAATTAACTGACCGGGTCCTACGCATGCTGGAAGCGCGCGAACTGCTGTATGAAAAAGATGGCGCGCTGTGGATGCGCACCACAGCTTTTGGCGATGATAAAGATAGAGCAATTAAGAAGAGTGATGGCGAAAAAACTTACTTCCTGTCTGACCTGGCCTATCTCTTTGATAAGTTTGCGGTACGACGTTACCCGCGCGCCATACTCCTCCTGGGTGCTGATCATCATGGGTATGTAGGACGCATGCAAGCAGCGATGCGGGCCTTGGGTTGGGAAGGGCGTCTGACTATTCACATTTTCCAGCTCGTTCGCCTAATGGAAGATGGTAAAGAGGTGCGCATGTCCAAGCGCAGTGGCACCTTTGTCACCATTGATGAATTGATTAAGGATGTGGGCATTGATGCGGCGCGCTTCTTCTTCCTCATGTCAGGCATGAATACGCATATGGATTTTGATTTGAATCTGGCCCGCGAGCAGTCCGACAAGAACCCCGTGTACTATGTGCAGTATGCGCATGCTCGCATTGCCAGCATTTTGCGTAAGGCTGATCCGCTGGTCAAAAAAGGGAAGACCACCAAGGCTGCCTTACAAGAGCCAAGCGCCGATGAATTAGTAAAGCAGTTACTCCGTTTCCCCGAGCTGGTGGCGCAGGTAGCACGTCGCTCCAGCGTGCATGAGTTGCCGCAATACGCCATGTCTTTAGCTACGGCTTTTCACAATTTTTATACCAAAGTGCGCGTGATTGATAACGAGCAGGTTTCTTTGCCAGCGTATGAACTTTGCCAGGCGTCCAAGCTTGTGCTACAAAAGACATTAGCACTTATGGGAATTCACGCACCAGAGAAAATGGAACGAACAGAGGAGCAGGCATCATGA
- a CDS encoding ATP-binding protein — MSPLLILITGLPGSGKTTLARKIVDEFHFPLIARDDIKEQLFDTLGWSDRAWSRKLGIASYSILYFTLEKMLQAGISCIVESNFRSENDNLKMQELQKRYGARIIQIICTADGKVLLQRFKDRAESGQRHPGHVDQTNYDEFSVELLNAQVDQLQVEGSVIEIDTTKPEEIDYSSLFASVRSALST; from the coding sequence ATGTCGCCGCTTCTTATCCTCATTACCGGTTTGCCCGGCTCGGGAAAAACAACTTTAGCTCGAAAGATTGTTGATGAATTTCATTTTCCTCTTATAGCTCGGGATGATATCAAGGAGCAGTTATTTGATACTTTAGGTTGGAGTGATCGTGCCTGGTCACGAAAGTTGGGCATTGCTTCATATTCAATTCTGTACTTTACGCTTGAGAAGATGCTTCAGGCAGGTATCTCATGTATTGTTGAAAGTAATTTTCGTTCTGAAAATGATAACCTTAAAATGCAAGAATTACAGAAACGTTATGGCGCCCGAATTATCCAGATTATTTGTACAGCAGATGGTAAGGTTTTGCTCCAGCGCTTTAAAGATCGGGCTGAGTCAGGACAGCGACACCCGGGACATGTTGATCAGACCAATTACGACGAATTTTCCGTCGAACTCTTAAATGCTCAAGTTGATCAGCTTCAAGTTGAGGGAAGTGTGATTGAGATAGACACCACTAAACCCGAAGAAATTGACTATAGTTCCTTATTTGCAAGTGTTCGTAGTGCGCTTTCTACCTAG
- a CDS encoding translation initiation factor IF-3 has product MHSNIYSLTTPAIQKRLRINHFIRIPEVRLIDEQNTQVGVVPTSDALRMAEERGLDLVEVAPQAQPPVCRLLDYGAYQYQQERQERKAKAKQKKSEVKGIRISFKIGEHDLDVRQKQAQKFLEQGHKVKLEMLLRGREKAMKHLAEEKLRNFVSTLGESVTIDQDITRQGGKFFLVVRKK; this is encoded by the coding sequence ATGCATTCAAACATTTATTCATTAACCACTCCGGCAATTCAGAAAAGGCTTCGCATCAATCACTTTATTCGGATTCCTGAAGTTCGCTTGATTGACGAACAAAATACACAGGTGGGGGTTGTTCCAACTTCAGATGCCTTACGCATGGCAGAAGAACGGGGCCTCGACCTTGTTGAGGTTGCACCACAAGCTCAACCGCCGGTCTGTCGCCTACTCGACTACGGCGCCTATCAATATCAACAGGAACGCCAAGAACGAAAAGCCAAAGCCAAACAAAAGAAGTCTGAAGTCAAAGGAATTCGCATCTCTTTCAAAATCGGTGAACATGATCTGGATGTTCGCCAGAAGCAAGCCCAGAAGTTCCTCGAGCAGGGTCACAAAGTGAAATTAGAAATGCTACTGCGTGGTCGAGAAAAGGCCATGAAGCATCTCGCTGAAGAAAAGCTCCGTAATTTTGTGAGCACGCTCGGTGAATCCGTCACCATTGATCAAGATATTACCCGCCAAGGAGGAAAATTTTTCCTCGTAGTCCGTAAAAAATAA
- a CDS encoding HAD family hydrolase: protein MSQHVIVFDFNRTLYDPAQGALVPGALEVLARLQRRYTLALFSRAIPTRTELIRSLGLASFFSEIVVSRRKSQRELQRIVKGCAIGNSFVIGDRVRKEIALGNRLGLQTVWVRQGKFASELPRSAEEQPTFTVSRLQDILEILP, encoded by the coding sequence ATGTCTCAACACGTTATCGTTTTTGATTTCAATCGTACTTTGTACGATCCCGCGCAAGGCGCCTTGGTGCCTGGTGCCCTTGAAGTACTTGCAAGACTACAGCGTCGCTATACTTTAGCGCTTTTCAGTCGAGCTATCCCGACTCGGACTGAGCTTATTCGTTCACTGGGTTTGGCTTCCTTTTTCTCAGAAATAGTTGTTTCGCGGAGGAAGAGTCAACGCGAGCTTCAGCGCATCGTGAAAGGGTGTGCCATAGGAAATAGTTTCGTGATTGGTGATCGGGTGCGCAAAGAAATCGCGCTAGGAAATCGTCTCGGTCTGCAGACAGTGTGGGTGCGACAAGGAAAGTTCGCCTCTGAACTTCCTCGTAGTGCCGAAGAACAACCCACCTTCACTGTCTCTAGGTTGCAGGACATACTCGAAATTCTGCCCTAG
- a CDS encoding isoleucine--tRNA ligase: MQSFPEREQAVLERWAKDKVFEKTLERTKDGPRFVFYEGPPTANGRPGIHHILARAFKDIIPRFKTMQGFYVERKAGWDTHGLPVELLVEKDLGLKSKKDIEAYGIAKFNEACRKSVWKYQEEWERLTQRIGFWLDLEHPYVTYDPKYVESLWWIIQQMWEKELLYTGHKVVPHCPRCGTALSSHEVAQGYETVKDTSVYMKLELVDEPGTFVLAWTTTPWTLPGNLALAVGADIDYVKVKVQDEHYILAKNRVEIFDEQPEVVETMKGSDLVGKAYKPLFSIKTFTESDKAYHIYEANFVTTEDGTGVVHTAVMYGEDDYNLGTEIGLPKHHTVTTDGHFTDEVPDLAGLYVKAKETEDKILEHLQSNNQLLQQEQYEHEYPHCWRCHNPLLYYAKSSWFVRMSSLREELKKNNESINWVPGHIKEGRMGEWLNEVKDWAFSRERYWGTPLPIWESEDGDRICIGSFAELRELAKDPKQVGDDFDPHRPFVDDVVLVKDGKEYRRVQDVCDVWFDSGSMPFAQWYYPHTDDGKKRIDEGVSYPADYISEAIDQTRGWFYTLLAVATVLGKEAPYKNVICLSHILDAKGRKMSKHIGNVVDPWEVIDEFGADVLRFQFFSMNQPGDYKLYDKKGTDEVSKKVFRIFANVVSFYSLHTDKRPEPSASPQHVLDRWVMANLEQVTGKVTASLEAYDITTASRAIADFITELSTWYVRRSRDRFREDGPDKEAARAMLYTVLERVCVLLAPFSPMLADAFYSDIDGPEESVHLVSWPETKSDIDEAVLKSMQQVRAIVETAHALRAEAGVKVRQPLGQVVVKGEQLQPEFTELIQDEVNVREVLYKSSLPSDDDWKQKDNNGLQVALDTTITDELREAGWVRELARQINDERKKMGLDRTDKISVQYHTEDGTVRGLFDRYADELKSAVLAEKLEAVDQLENGKEVKLDEQGVNVLVLKV; the protein is encoded by the coding sequence ATGCAATCCTTTCCCGAACGCGAACAAGCAGTCCTCGAACGCTGGGCCAAAGACAAAGTGTTTGAGAAAACCTTAGAGCGGACAAAAGACGGTCCGCGTTTTGTGTTTTACGAAGGCCCGCCCACAGCGAATGGCCGACCTGGCATTCATCACATTCTGGCCCGTGCTTTTAAAGATATTATCCCGCGTTTCAAAACCATGCAGGGTTTTTACGTGGAACGGAAAGCTGGTTGGGATACACACGGTCTGCCAGTGGAGCTGCTGGTAGAAAAAGACTTAGGCCTGAAAAGCAAAAAAGACATTGAGGCCTATGGAATTGCCAAGTTCAATGAAGCCTGCCGTAAAAGCGTATGGAAATACCAAGAGGAGTGGGAGAGACTGACGCAACGAATTGGTTTTTGGTTAGACCTGGAACATCCCTACGTTACCTATGATCCAAAGTATGTCGAGTCACTTTGGTGGATTATTCAGCAGATGTGGGAAAAAGAATTACTCTACACTGGTCATAAAGTTGTGCCGCACTGTCCGCGCTGTGGAACTGCGTTGTCGTCGCATGAAGTTGCGCAAGGCTATGAGACAGTGAAAGACACATCGGTGTATATGAAGCTTGAGTTAGTAGATGAGCCAGGAACTTTTGTGTTGGCTTGGACCACCACACCGTGGACGCTGCCTGGTAACTTAGCGTTGGCAGTTGGTGCAGATATTGACTACGTAAAAGTAAAAGTACAAGACGAGCATTACATCTTAGCCAAAAACCGCGTAGAGATTTTTGATGAGCAACCTGAAGTGGTGGAAACCATGAAAGGGTCTGACTTAGTTGGGAAAGCATATAAGCCCTTATTCTCAATTAAGACCTTTACTGAGAGTGACAAGGCCTATCATATATATGAGGCAAACTTCGTTACCACCGAAGATGGAACTGGCGTGGTCCACACCGCAGTCATGTACGGAGAAGATGACTATAACCTGGGCACAGAAATCGGACTGCCCAAGCATCATACGGTTACCACGGACGGACATTTCACTGACGAGGTGCCGGACTTAGCTGGTCTCTATGTCAAAGCTAAAGAAACCGAGGACAAGATTCTCGAGCATCTCCAATCAAACAATCAGCTGTTGCAGCAAGAGCAATACGAACACGAGTATCCGCACTGCTGGCGTTGTCATAACCCTTTGCTCTATTACGCGAAGTCATCCTGGTTTGTACGGATGTCCAGCTTACGCGAAGAACTGAAAAAGAATAACGAGAGTATTAATTGGGTGCCGGGGCATATTAAGGAAGGCCGAATGGGCGAGTGGCTTAATGAAGTAAAGGACTGGGCTTTTTCTCGCGAACGTTATTGGGGCACACCGTTGCCGATTTGGGAATCGGAAGATGGTGATCGGATCTGCATTGGTTCATTTGCTGAACTGCGCGAGCTCGCTAAAGACCCGAAGCAAGTTGGTGATGATTTTGATCCGCATCGGCCTTTTGTTGACGATGTGGTGCTAGTGAAAGACGGGAAAGAATATCGCCGGGTGCAAGATGTTTGCGATGTATGGTTTGACTCAGGCTCGATGCCTTTTGCCCAATGGTATTATCCGCACACTGATGACGGGAAAAAACGCATTGACGAAGGCGTAAGCTATCCGGCTGATTACATTTCCGAAGCCATAGATCAAACTCGCGGTTGGTTTTATACCCTCTTAGCTGTGGCCACGGTTTTAGGCAAAGAAGCGCCGTATAAGAACGTGATTTGCTTGAGTCATATTCTTGATGCCAAAGGCCGGAAAATGTCCAAGCACATTGGGAACGTGGTTGATCCGTGGGAAGTGATTGATGAGTTTGGCGCGGACGTGCTCCGTTTCCAATTCTTTAGCATGAACCAACCCGGAGACTATAAACTGTATGACAAGAAGGGGACGGATGAAGTGTCGAAAAAAGTCTTTCGTATTTTCGCAAATGTCGTGTCCTTTTATTCGCTGCATACTGACAAGCGGCCTGAACCGTCTGCGTCGCCTCAGCATGTGCTGGACCGTTGGGTGATGGCTAACTTGGAGCAAGTGACTGGGAAAGTGACTGCTTCACTGGAAGCCTATGATATCACTACAGCCAGTCGGGCCATCGCGGATTTTATTACTGAGCTGTCTACGTGGTATGTGCGTCGGAGCCGGGATCGCTTCCGAGAAGATGGTCCGGATAAAGAAGCTGCTCGGGCGATGTTGTACACTGTACTCGAGCGAGTCTGTGTTTTACTGGCGCCCTTCTCGCCTATGTTAGCTGACGCGTTTTATAGTGACATTGATGGGCCGGAGGAAAGCGTGCACTTGGTAAGTTGGCCTGAGACAAAGTCAGACATTGACGAGGCAGTTTTGAAATCCATGCAGCAAGTTCGTGCGATTGTAGAGACGGCTCACGCGCTTCGGGCTGAAGCCGGAGTAAAGGTTCGTCAGCCTTTGGGTCAAGTTGTGGTCAAAGGTGAGCAACTGCAACCCGAGTTTACTGAGCTGATTCAAGATGAGGTGAATGTCCGCGAAGTGCTTTACAAATCCTCTTTACCGAGTGACGACGACTGGAAGCAAAAGGATAATAATGGTTTGCAGGTGGCGCTGGACACCACGATCACAGACGAGCTCCGGGAAGCTGGTTGGGTGCGCGAACTGGCCCGACAAATAAATGACGAGCGGAAGAAGATGGGTCTGGACCGCACTGACAAAATCAGCGTGCAGTATCACACTGAGGATGGGACTGTGCGAGGTTTATTTGATCGTTACGCTGATGAGTTAAAGTCTGCTGTGCTGGCTGAGAAACTGGAGGCAGTTGATCAGCTAGAGAATGGGAAAGAAGTGAAGTTGGATGAGCAAGGAGTAAATGTGCTTGTATTAAAGGTGTAG
- the recO gene encoding DNA repair protein RecO has translation MSLTTETHAIVLERRPLREHDRRIVVFTKELGKLELIAKGTQKISSKLAGSLEPLSEIRLHIARGRFDRVIGSVMLHSLAGLRNNLDAFAAANFLAQVVTRLTQPNHPDLELFTSLRQSLLDMDAQPEQASPIVRRFLWKLFTLLGLQPRLDICARCGKDLGQESYYSADAGGALCAKCAKEQVGAFALPDDVRQQLLALHTLDTEVIPREANDLVAKVIEQTLRVQLGAKLPTEYFWVQMRKVK, from the coding sequence ATGTCCCTCACCACCGAAACCCATGCCATTGTTCTGGAGCGGCGACCATTGCGCGAGCATGATCGGCGCATTGTGGTGTTTACCAAAGAGTTGGGTAAGCTGGAGTTGATCGCCAAGGGCACGCAGAAGATCAGCAGCAAGTTGGCTGGTTCGCTCGAGCCCTTATCAGAAATACGCCTGCACATTGCTCGCGGAAGATTTGATCGGGTGATTGGGAGTGTCATGCTGCATAGTCTCGCTGGATTACGAAACAACCTTGATGCCTTTGCTGCAGCCAACTTTTTGGCCCAGGTGGTAACCCGTCTCACGCAGCCAAATCATCCTGACCTGGAACTTTTCACATCTCTGCGACAGAGCCTCCTGGATATGGATGCGCAGCCTGAGCAAGCGAGCCCGATTGTCCGACGTTTTTTGTGGAAGCTGTTCACGCTACTAGGCTTACAACCTCGTCTCGACATTTGTGCACGTTGTGGCAAAGACCTAGGTCAAGAATCCTATTACAGCGCAGATGCGGGCGGAGCTCTTTGCGCAAAGTGTGCCAAAGAGCAGGTAGGCGCTTTTGCTTTGCCGGATGATGTGCGTCAGCAGCTCCTCGCTTTACATACTTTGGATACCGAGGTGATTCCGCGTGAGGCAAATGACCTGGTGGCGAAAGTGATTGAACAGACATTACGGGTGCAGCTGGGTGCAAAGCTACCCACGGAATATTTTTGGGTGCAGATGCGGAAAGTGAAATAG